In one Paenibacillus sp. JQZ6Y-1 genomic region, the following are encoded:
- a CDS encoding SDR family NAD(P)-dependent oxidoreductase produces the protein MQQAKVWYVTGASKGLGLSLVRTLIKSGYRVAATSRRIEELKQAVGEASEGQFLPLAVDLTQADSIQQSVKTTYETFGQIDVVVNNAGYGIGGAIEELSEKEIMASFEVNVFGPINVIQSVLPYMRKQRSGHIFNIASIAGFAPHMGWSVYAATKFSLMGLTEVLAQDVKHLGIKVTAVAPGGFRTHFNKADSLVLSANKIEDYSEIHSGHNQFVSTDGKQLGDPEKAAEVFMNLAESPNPPVQLFLGSDAYQRASERLVQLHENLEANKSISVQTDFE, from the coding sequence ATGCAACAAGCTAAAGTATGGTATGTAACCGGTGCTTCGAAAGGGCTCGGATTGTCTTTGGTCAGAACATTGATTAAGAGCGGATACAGAGTTGCTGCAACTTCACGTCGTATCGAAGAGTTAAAGCAAGCTGTAGGAGAGGCGTCAGAAGGACAATTTTTACCGTTGGCAGTTGATTTGACGCAAGCGGATTCGATTCAGCAATCGGTGAAGACAACGTACGAGACGTTTGGGCAAATAGATGTAGTTGTCAACAATGCGGGCTATGGGATTGGAGGTGCGATTGAGGAGTTATCCGAGAAGGAAATCATGGCAAGCTTTGAAGTCAATGTTTTTGGTCCGATCAACGTTATTCAGAGTGTACTGCCGTATATGCGAAAGCAGCGTTCAGGGCATATATTTAATATTGCTTCCATTGCTGGCTTTGCTCCTCATATGGGCTGGAGTGTGTATGCGGCTACGAAGTTCTCGCTAATGGGATTGACGGAGGTGCTTGCTCAGGATGTGAAGCATCTGGGAATCAAAGTGACGGCAGTAGCTCCGGGTGGATTTAGAACTCATTTTAATAAGGCGGATTCACTAGTTTTATCTGCCAATAAAATAGAAGATTATAGTGAGATTCACTCTGGTCACAACCAATTTGTATCGACTGATGGTAAGCAGCTGGGTGATCCTGAAAAGGCAGCCGAAGTATTTATGAATCTAGCCGAGTCGCCGAATCCGCCAGTTCAATTATTTTTGGGAAGTGATGCTTATCAGCGAGCATCGGAACGGCTAGTTCAATTGCATGAGAATTTGGAAGCAAATAAGAGTATTAGTGTTCAGACGGATTTTGAATAA
- a CDS encoding AraC family transcriptional regulator, producing the protein MLAEDQKTYVKQLELAKLVEKFSVTDGDHVTPIPSLHLVRDSQSNIPVCRIQKPSLCIVAQGEKVIMLADERYQYGVSNYLAVSLDVPITGRAIDPSPNDPYLAIRLDLEADQIFQIMKETDLLPENTKKYHKGLFVGKMNTPLLDAAVRLVALLETPKDIPAIAPLVIREMIYRLLSDDHGDVFKQIALVGSKYASIAEVIEQIKNNYNEPLRIEELAELGNMSVSSLYRHFKELTAMTPVQYQKQIRLQEARRRLLTESTHVADIAFEVGYESPSQFSREYARLFGFSPVSDIKRFI; encoded by the coding sequence ATGCTGGCTGAAGATCAAAAAACATACGTCAAACAGTTAGAACTTGCAAAGCTCGTTGAGAAGTTCTCTGTTACAGATGGCGACCATGTCACTCCGATCCCTTCCTTACATCTAGTTCGAGATTCTCAATCGAATATTCCTGTATGTAGAATTCAAAAACCTTCGCTATGCATTGTAGCTCAAGGTGAGAAGGTTATTATGCTCGCAGATGAGCGCTATCAATATGGGGTATCCAATTACTTAGCGGTATCTTTGGATGTGCCGATCACCGGTCGTGCTATTGATCCTTCGCCTAACGATCCTTACTTAGCGATTCGTTTGGATTTAGAAGCTGACCAAATCTTTCAGATCATGAAGGAAACTGACTTACTACCTGAGAACACGAAAAAGTACCATAAAGGGTTATTTGTAGGCAAAATGAATACTCCTCTTCTCGATGCAGCCGTTAGACTCGTAGCGCTTTTAGAGACGCCAAAAGACATTCCAGCAATTGCTCCTCTTGTTATACGTGAGATGATCTATAGACTCCTTAGCGATGATCATGGAGATGTATTTAAGCAAATTGCCTTGGTTGGAAGTAAGTATGCCTCTATTGCAGAAGTGATTGAGCAGATCAAGAACAATTATAATGAGCCTCTTCGTATTGAAGAATTAGCGGAGCTGGGGAACATGAGCGTTTCCTCGTTATATCGTCATTTTAAAGAACTAACCGCTATGACTCCTGTACAGTATCAGAAGCAAATCCGATTACAAGAAGCGCGTCGTCGCCTGTTAACTGAATCTACCCATGTGGCAGATATCGCATTCGAAGTAGGCTACGAAAGCCCCTCTCAATTTAGTAGGGAATATGCGCGCCTATTCGGCTTTTCTCCGGTAAGTGATATAAAGCGGTTCATCTGA
- a CDS encoding SDR family oxidoreductase, translating into MGKILITGATGNLGGKTLDLLLKQVQPNQVAALVRDLESAKAKKMVEQGVEVHQGDYFDYDSLLKAFHGVEKVMLISAVAFTDRNKQHFNVITAAKQAGVKHVIFTSIIRKEHSNLILPEITLSDIFTEQTLQASGLDYTILRNPPYLELMNVSVGDAISSRSVRVPEGSGKVAAASLDDLAAANVAVLTQNGHENRTYHLSGGEAKSFSEMADILSEISGEHITYAAISETDYLDMMGLPQAMHDFLLGWVQAINTGEFSEITGDLERLIGRKPTTYKEFFQQLFIAKAAN; encoded by the coding sequence ATGGGAAAAATTCTTATTACTGGAGCAACAGGCAATCTTGGTGGCAAAACACTCGATCTTCTACTCAAACAAGTTCAGCCCAATCAGGTCGCTGCACTCGTACGTGATCTAGAATCTGCTAAAGCAAAAAAAATGGTTGAACAAGGAGTAGAGGTCCACCAAGGCGATTATTTCGATTATGACTCTCTGTTGAAGGCGTTTCATGGTGTGGAAAAAGTCATGCTCATTTCCGCAGTAGCATTTACCGACCGCAATAAACAACATTTCAACGTTATTACTGCTGCAAAACAGGCGGGGGTTAAGCACGTCATTTTCACATCGATTATACGAAAAGAACATTCCAATCTTATTTTGCCTGAAATCACGTTGTCCGACATATTTACAGAACAAACGCTTCAAGCATCTGGATTGGACTATACCATTTTGCGGAATCCACCATATCTTGAACTTATGAATGTATCCGTTGGAGATGCAATTAGCTCTCGTAGTGTACGAGTACCAGAAGGTTCCGGTAAAGTAGCTGCTGCATCTTTAGATGATTTGGCAGCGGCTAACGTGGCTGTTCTTACGCAAAACGGACACGAGAATCGTACATATCACCTAAGTGGCGGAGAGGCAAAATCCTTTTCAGAGATGGCTGACATTCTCTCAGAGATTAGCGGGGAACACATCACCTATGCAGCTATTTCCGAAACAGATTATCTTGACATGATGGGCTTGCCACAGGCTATGCATGATTTCTTACTCGGTTGGGTGCAAGCCATCAACACGGGAGAATTTTCGGAAATCACCGGCGATCTGGAACGTCTCATTGGTCGAAAACCAACAACCTACAAAGAATTCTTTCAACAACTATTCATTGCTAAAGCGGCAAATTGA
- a CDS encoding Rrf2 family transcriptional regulator, whose amino-acid sequence MTTVKISTRFSVAIHILSILAIGKNVTCTSEFFAISVKTNPVVIRRVTSMLKKAGLVHVNLGYKGTTLLKPIDQITLLDVYRAVEVVKEGQLFQIHEDTELACIVGANIQSVLSVIFKKAEISMEDVLASFTMQDVVDDLLKKDRRE is encoded by the coding sequence GTGACTACCGTCAAAATTAGTACTAGATTTTCTGTAGCCATTCATATACTGAGTATATTAGCGATAGGGAAGAATGTGACTTGTACTTCTGAATTCTTTGCAATTAGTGTAAAAACCAATCCAGTCGTCATCCGTCGAGTAACGAGTATGTTGAAAAAAGCAGGCTTGGTTCATGTGAATCTAGGTTATAAAGGAACGACTCTTTTAAAGCCTATTGATCAGATCACTTTGCTTGATGTCTATCGAGCTGTTGAAGTTGTAAAGGAAGGGCAGTTGTTTCAGATTCATGAGGATACTGAGCTAGCCTGCATTGTTGGAGCTAATATACAAAGCGTTCTGTCTGTCATATTTAAAAAAGCGGAAATCTCCATGGAAGATGTTCTGGCTAGCTTTACCATGCAAGATGTTGTAGACGATTTGTTAAAAAAAGATAGACGTGAATAA